DNA from Solanum stenotomum isolate F172 chromosome 3, ASM1918654v1, whole genome shotgun sequence:
TTCTGCTTATGGATACGATAAAACTCAGTAACTCTAGCTTGAAACTatggtatgtatatatatatatatatatatatgaaaggaCTCAtttcaagagtttaaagttattgagaataataataattaagattttatCCATAGGATCATTCAAGAAATTGAATTATTGTGTGATCTCATAAAGTTGGCAACTTCTGCACTATATATAGAGACACAACTTCTTTTTTGAATAGTAAATTTTGATGATAACTACTTTGATTCTGCTTTTTACTACTAATAATGCAAAGATAGCCTCAATCTCAAAGCTTGCTTTTTTTGTTAGGGATCCAATAAAGCATCAACTTCTTAATTAAACAACTAAGtagtatatacatattttatttcctTGAATTCATGAAAGAAATTAGTTATTCATGATAATTATTaatccaatatatatatatatatatgattagtGAGATGCACGTGTATGATGATGGATGTGAAAGAAGATAATATTGGTGATTTTTATTGGAAAATGTGAAGGAAAAGAACTTACAGCAGATTGTTGTTGAGTGTGATTCATGCTTCCTGCTACATTGCCCATGTATGGAGAGCTCAATGCCTGCATGTTTTAGTGCACCACACTAAATTAAAGCTGCATATATGTCCAACTActtccgtctcattttatataaGTTAGTTTAACTCGgtacagagtttaagaaaggaatgaagaattatgaaatttgtgatttaaCATAAGTGATAGATATTTTTGTGGCtacaaatcatttcattaaagataaaaatggaTATTTTAACATTGTTACTTGatatagaaatatgtcattctttttacgacagactaaaatgaaaagaGTTCCACATGTAAAAATGGGACGATAAGAGTATAAAGTAAGAAGCGGAAATAATTAATGGTTAATGAAGTACGCTAAGAACTGATGTCGCAGTTTCAAATTTCAGTGGATTGGAGGTAAATATATTAGTAGGAGATTTCTTTCTATCGATTCAAATTTGTTTCATAGAGTTGCTTGATTACTATGCTGGTAGAAAATAGCAAATACCCCTATGAAATTAGTGTAAGAGTACGTTCAAGATAACACGAACAccataattaaaaagaaaaaaaaaggtagttTAGAAATTAGGTTTTGTGAAGTCACCTGAATTTGTGCTTGAAGGAATCTGATGTATCCAATGGCTTCTGACAAGACGGAGGCTGTGTCAGTCTGTAAAAGAGAAAACATATATACCCATGCCTatcacttcttctttttctcataATATATCACTTTAGTTAAAGACAATCCTTGATGgctattttttaaacaaaaattaaagtgctgtttttgtaatttcatttttatttgtttcatcATAAACTACTagtactacaaaaaaaattataattcgtAGTGTTTCAGTCATAAATATTCTTTACTTGTCTTCCTTATGGAAAGGAGGTAggatttaaatttaatcgattcaattcttataatttttatcaataaatttattatacttttgaaattacataataattttagtaggttttcaaaaaaataaataaattaaaattatgagtTCAACTGAATTTATATACATCGATATAGTAAATTTTATTCATAACATCAACGTTTAAATGATATTTACACGTAATTAGTCTCCATGAAAATAAGACAAGTTACCTGTTGTAACAACATGTAAAAATAATGACAATATAAAAATTAGATGTGTATATAAAGTTAAACTCAGTTTACTTTACCTTTCCAAATGGAGAAACAAGTTGGTGGAGTGCTGTTATCCTATCTCctagtttctcttttctcacCTGCAATTCCGAATATAAACAAACTAAATTAATGTTGATAACTAACTATTTTGGATACcaggtgaaaaaaaaaagagaccaAGTTTTCATAAAAcgaattttcatattatatattttctataataatatttttctataatagtttttttcttaaaaaggaAAGTTACGAACATATATCCTTCGACCAATGGTAAAATGGTTGAAgtatacattatatatacacTATAAATGTATATGTTGTGTATATATACttagtatatattttataaactagATTACTGAACGATTTAATtattccataaaaaaaaatatctagaCAAACATGTTACTGTATATGAAAGAGAGAATTGCCTTGAGAGAGGGTTGAGCTGAAGAATGCTGAACTCTAGCCTTCTTAGTTACCCCACCACTGTTTGTGCTGTTACACTTTATTTCATGCagcaaatatattaattaataatggtttaaaaaaagaaacagatTAGGCAAAACATACTAAAATGAtgtaaaaatgttttcacaaaaTCAGATCACTTATTAGATAATTACGAGTAAATCTCTTAACAAATACAGTACTTAATTAGTAACCTAGTAAAGAATAGTAACTAGACTACTATCACATGTTAAAATTCACTGAGTAATTAAAAATTTACTATGACTAAAATTAGTTAGGCTAATCATGGATTATTTGGCTTTTATTAATCATAAAATCACTTTTTTCCTTTTGGAATAATACTGATATTGTGCTTATTGACTatgaaaaatcaataaatatgaaaaaaaaaaaccacttttttaaaagtaattttttttacttaccTCAGATGAATGGTCTTGATGCTTGACTTCAACCACTGTGTTATTGTTGGTAATTTTATtagcagaagatgatgagaagttaaaaatattattatggtTTAAATTAGTGGTAACACAAGAGCTAGCTGGTGATAAATCTTGATGGTAATTACTATACAGTCCTTGGCTCAGTAATTCTTCTGGTTTTACATCAAAAAAAGGAACCCTAAAACTTGAAATAGAtggaatattattattattatggatggaattcaaattttggattTCTTCCCAACTCTCCAGCTTCTTGTATTGATGTTGAAAATGATCACTTATATCAGGTTTTTCTTGATCACAAGATAATCCAGACctgaaatttaattaaaaaggaaaaagtaatTTAGAGgagaattaaaattaattaacacaTAATTCATATGGATTCCAATTTGatagaaaagaaatataaaggAGCTATAGGTTTCTTTTGTAAtgatttttcactttttctttctACTAGGTTTAGTCGTTGTTGTGGTCGGACTGAACTCTATTATGAATTTCTAACCATATTCTATTGTTTAAATTCCTTTACTTCTTCGAGCTCTAGTTATAGAAAAAAGACAAAGAAGAAGGTATCaacaacaaaattgattttactATGAGACAACTTATGATATTCATATCGATCTATAAAACTCATAGTATGAAATTTTTAGAAATAGGAAAGTAATTGAGCTTTTTGAATTGTTTGGTAAATGTAAAAGCTTCAATGAGTAAAGCTTGACACAAAAAGAATATTGCAAATACAAAGACTACTAATCTTTGAACTCTCTACACAAACTCACTATAGCAACTACAACAAGAAGAAGTCAACATAAATTACTGCGCCTCAGTCTCAAACAAGTTGACTGTATATCTAACTAACTACATACGAGAAAAAAAAGTAGAGAGAAGGAGATTTTACAGAAGTAACTGGCTCCATGAGCGAGGTAAATGATCTTGACTTGGATTATTATCAgccaaaaaatttgaagatccatagaaatgttgatttgaagaagaaagctcATGAGAATCATGTGGATGCATGCTTGTGTTCATCAACATGTTGTTCCACCAGTTATTACTAGGGTTTCCAGCCATCAAGAAGGATTATTCTGAACAACacatcatatattatatagtattaTTGTTTCTTACTTTAATGTAAGAGCCACATAATATAaagaaagaataagaagaagaagaagaaaaaaataaaaatccttttcaatgattttctttttctttctttctttttaggTAGCTAGCTTTGTCTGTCTTCTTTCCTTGTGAGAGCACCAAAACGAAACTTTGTTGAAGCTTTCAGCCTTGTTTTTGCTTTTCTCATAAGAGGTTCAATAAACCAATATGTCTTTTTCAACCAAAGTACTAGCCTTATATTTACTTGGTAGTGTTTCTTACTTGTGGGGTTGACAATTGCTTTGatgctttttaaatttttatttttcctctcTAGTTACTtcttcaatttatgtgacacgtttattttttagtcagttttaaaaagTCTAACATACTTATAAAGTCGAAACAAATACTTCTACAccttctcattttattttttaacgaGGAAATTTTATCCAAAATTTTACGTATATCAATACTGAATTATTCTCATGTTATTTATTGTTGGTCAAAGTTATTAGGTTTTGTTATCCTAGACTTCGCTTCTGATACAAATGTTAtgacatatttaatatttatctacatatttttcaaaatatgttgACATAAATGGAAAAGAAGGGGAGTATATCCTTGTTTgtgtttttaaatttcttgcTTTAGCTTTATAGTAAAGGGTGGGggcaagaaaagggaaagtgGGGGAGTGTTTTCAGgccataaaaaaacaaatactcGTGGGGTTTTAATTCCTTAATTTGGGGTGGTAACTTTGGGATTGTTATTTTTCTCTAACTTagctatatttatatatatagattctaAATAAAGGATAGCCTACTCTTTTCCCAAGTAATCATTAgttaattcatattttatttcttatgttaccTTATTATTATTGCAggtttttaattttatttttcagtatACCATATGAGGCTTAGTAGGCCATCTTAATTTGATAGCATAAAAAGTTACTATACATTATTAGGTCAATTATACCATTTATTTTAGTTGATGATAGTAAAATCTATTATGTAATCTTTACACAATTAAAACATGATATTTTTGCAACTTGATATGCAAGAGACACTTAGTGCAGTAcataaatttagaaaatttgaaTTAACTAACCAAAAGCAATTTTGCGCGTGCGATTGCCTTGCTGTATATGTGTGCGCGATGGATAATTAAAAGTATATATCCTTATGGTGGCCATCACATTTTATATTTGATGTTTGCCTATTTGGGAATAGGGGCGGGTCTacagtataatatataaattcacgtgaatttattaatttttaccTAGATTTCGTATGTATATTAAGAACTTCACTAAATATTTGATAGTGAATTGAgtcaatatattttaaatcgTGAATAGGGGTGGAACCAGCTTATAGTCAGGGGTTCATCTGAACTCCTTCaacggaaaattatattatttatgtatgatTAGTGTGTTCActtattcaaattttgaaccccctttAGTGAAAATCCTGACTCCGCGCTGTCGACATGTGTCTGGGTTGTTCTTGTGTACGTTGCAGTACTGATCAACTACTTTGTGCTGTCCTCTTTGGCCTATCTGGATCCCACTGACCCATCTATTTAGCAACACTAGCAAATTTTATTCCCATTCTCAGCTGGTTGCTCAAGGATTCATATAAAGCCTTCCTTTTTCACTCTTATTGAGTTAAGTATTGAAATGAAACTAGCTATTACAGCAGGACCATTTATATTGATGTATTACAAAAACTAACGATTGATGATTTCAAATATTGGTCCTAGTAACTATAGCAGGTAAGACAAATTCAGATCCAATCATGAGTCTAATTGAACTTATAACATAATTCCAATAATTAAAGCACCCTTTT
Protein-coding regions in this window:
- the LOC125859654 gene encoding transcription factor bHLH68-like, whose protein sequence is MAGNPSNNWWNNMLMNTSMHPHDSHELSSSNQHFYGSSNFLADNNPSQDHLPRSWSQLLLSGLSCDQEKPDISDHFQHQYKKLESWEEIQNLNSIHNNNNIPSISSFRVPFFDVKPEELLSQGLYSNYHQDLSPASSCVTTNLNHNNIFNFSSSSANKITNNNTVVEVKHQDHSSECNSTNSGGVTKKARVQHSSAQPSLKVRKEKLGDRITALHQLVSPFGKTDTASVLSEAIGYIRFLQAQIQALSSPYMGNVAGSMNHTQQQSADLRSRGLCLVPISCTQDVGSDNNNTVGDYWAPALGGGGYL